AAAATAGCGTGGCATCGAGCTATTGACGGCAGACAGGTTCTCCGACTTTGATACCTGAATCTCGTTCAGTTGAACCAGATTCAGGATGCTTCGGAGGTCATCATGACCGCTCGTACCAAGCGCAGGACGTTCCTGGTCCTGGCCTCATCCCTGGTCGCGGCGACCGGCCTGGCCGCCTGCGGGGGCTCCGGCGACGCGGCGACCGGCGGCAAGGGCAGTGGGCCCTACCGCGTCTACGTATCGATCGACCTGTCCGGCCCGACGAAGAGCTACTCGGAGCCCATCGTCGCGGGCCTCGAACTCGCCGCCGACCGGCTGAACAAGGGCGGTGGCATCCTCGGCCGCAAGATCGAGGTCGAGGCCGTGGACGACCAGAACAACCCCACCAAGGCCGTCAGCCTGCTGCAGAAGCGGCTGTCGGACGGCAACAAGCCGGACCTGGTCTACGCCGGTGGCGCCAGTTCCGTGTCCCTGTCTCTGCTTCCGGTGCTGAGCCGGAACAAGATCCTCTCGATGGCCGGCACGGTCAGCAACGTGCTCAACGACCCGGCAAAGTTCCCGTACCACTTCAGCGTCTCCCCACCGGGATCGGCGTACGCGCCGGCGTTCGCGAAGGAGGCGCGGGCCAAGGGATTCAAGAAGATCGCGATGCTGTTCTCGAACGACGCGACCGGACAGAGCACGCTCAAGCTGTACCAGGACGCGCTGAAGGAGTCCGGGATCGCTCTGGTCTCCGCGGGGTACGAGGCGGGCGCGCTCGACATGACCTCGCAGCTTCAGCAGCTCAAGGCGCAGAACCCGGACGCGCTGGTCGTCAACGGGTACGGCACGGCGGCGCTCTACGCGTTCCGTGGACGGGCCCAGATCGGGTGGTACCTGCCGACGTACGGCGACCAGCTGTCGAGCAGCTTCCCGCTGGTGAAGAACCTGAAGGCGAGCGACCTGAAGGACGTCAAGGTCGTGATGAGCTCGACCAGCGTTGCTGACGGCAACCAGTCGCCGTTGTTCGCCGACCTGGTGGCGGCGATCAAGCAGGGTAAGCACGCGGCGATCCTGCCGCAGATGGGCTACGGCATCTTCCTGACCGGGTACGACCTGCTCGAGCTGGTGAACGTGGCGGCCGGCCAGGCGAAGTCGGTCAAGGGCGAGGACGTCACCAAGGCGCTGCAGGAACTCAAGCAGCCCGATCCCGTTCCGTGGCTCGCGAGCGGGAAGTCGGCCGACGCGGTCCAGTACGCGTACAGCTCGTCGAACCACTTCCCGACCGCCGGACCGGGTCTGCTGGTGTTCGTCGATCCCGGTTCCTACAACGCCGACGGGCTGTACGAGCCCGGTAAGTACTGACCGAGTCGGACTGGAGGAAACTCGAGATGACAACCGTCTGGGCCGGTCTCGCGACAGGAGCGCTCTACAGCCTCGTTGCCATCGGCTACAACGTCGTCCTGCTCACGTCCGGAGTGTTCAACTTCGCCAACGCGCAGCTCGTGATGCTCAGTACGTTCGTGGCGTACCTCGGACTGCACACTCTCGGGCTGCCCGTGCCGATCGCGATGCTGCTGGGAGCCGTTGCCGTCGCCGCCGTGGCAATGGTGCTCGAGCGGGTCGCGGTCCGGCCGCTGCTGACGAAGAGCGGTGACGGGCACGGGACGCTGATCACCACGATCGGGTTCGGCGTCCTGGTGGCCGGTCTGGTCAAGCTGATCTGGGGGACCGACCCGTTGCGGGTCGAACCGGTGGTTTCCGGGGATCCGGTCAGCATCCTCGGCGGTACGGTGCAGCCGAACGACCTCGTCCTGATCGTCCTGGTACTGGCGATGGGTTGCGGACTGCACTGGTGGTCGCGGACCACGCGGCACGGTCTCGCGTCGCTGGCCTCGGCCGAGAACCGCAACGCCGCGATGTTGCGGGGGATCAACACCCGCGGCCTCGGCGTCGCCGCCTTCGCGGTCGCCGGAGCGGCCGCCGGGCTGCTGGGGATCTTCGTCGCGACCCGGACCTACGCGATCGCGTCGCTCGGTGACGGGCTGGCGATGTTCGGTTTCGTGGCGATCGCGATCGGCGGCGCCGGGAGCCAGTTGGGCGGTTTGCTGGGCGGCTTCACCGTCGGCCTCATCTACTCGTTCAGCGCCCGCTACCTCGGGTCGGAGTACCCGCAGATCGCAGTGTTCTTCCTGTTCCTGCTGATCCTGCTGGTTCGCCCGCAGGGTCTGTTCACCCGCACCGTGGAGCGTGCCGTATGACCGCCCGGGTCCGCGTCCCGCTGCTGGCGGTCCTCGGCGTACTCCTGCTCGCCGGCCCGTTCCTCGGGATGAGCGGTTACCTGGCCCGGACGGTCATGCTGGTCGGCATCCTGAGTCTGCTCACCAGCGGCCTGAACATCGTCCTCGGGTACGCCGGCGAGCTCGCGGTCAACCAGGTGTTCCTGTACGCCGTCGGCGCGTACGTCGCGGCGTACCTCGGCAGCGCCCACGGGGTGACCGACGTACTGGCGGTGCTCGCGGTCGTGATCGTCGCCGCGGTCGTGATCGGCCTGGTGACAGGTATCCCCGGCCTCCGCCTCGGCGGCTGGTCACTGGCGATGGTCGCGTTCTTCATGGTGCTGATCCTGCCGAGCGTCGTGCAGGTCCTGGAGAAGTACACCGGCGGACCGCTCGGGCTGTCGACGCCGGTCCCGACGATCTTCGGTCAGGAGCTCGGCGAGCGGGGGATCTACGTACTGATCGTCGCCGCCGTCGTGGTCTGGTTCGTGATCGCCCGCAACCTGATCAAGTCCGCGCACGGGAACGCGTTCCTGGTGCTGCGACAGAGCCCGATCCTGGCCGAGAGCCTCGGTATCTCGGTGTTCCGGCTCAAGCTGGTGGTGTACGTGATCGCGGCGGTGCCGTGCGCGATCGGCGGCGCGTTGTTCGCGTGGCTGGACGGGTTCATCGCTCCGGACACCTTCACCTTCGCGATGGCGCTCAGCGTACTGGCGGCGTCGATGTTCGGTGGCGCGACCTCCATCTACGGCGCGCTGGTCGGTGCGCTCCTGCTTCAGGTCGGGCAGCAGCAGCTGACGGCGTTCTCCGAGCTGGAGCTGGTCATCTACGGCGTCTTCCTGCTCGCCGCGGCGCTGGTCTTCCGGAACGGCCTGACCGGGCTGTTCCGGACCCTGGTGGCGCAGGCCCGCCGCCGTGGTTGGTTGCCTGCGGCCCCTTCTGCCGCCACTTCCGCGGTACGGACCGCGGCGCCGGCGCGGAGTGGCGGCCTGGAACCGATCGAGGGCCGGACCTTGAGCTGCCGCGGAATCGGCAAACGGTTCGGCGGCAACCAGGCACTGGACGACGTGTCGATCGAGGCGGTCCCGGGCCGGATCACCGCGCTGATCGGTCCGAACGGTTCCGGCAAGACCACGCTGCTCAACCTGATGTGCGGCTTCTACACCCCGACGGCCGGGTCGATCGCCCTCGGCGAGACGGTGATTTCGGGCCTGAAGCCGTTCAAGGTAGCCCGCGCCGGGGTCGCCCGGACGTTCCAGACACCGATGGTGGCACGCGGGATGACCACCCGGGACTTCGTCGCCGCCGGACGGTACACCGAGCGGAAGGTCTCGATGGCGGCGTCGGTACTGCGGCTGCCGTCGTACCGCCGGGGCAAGCGGGCGGACGAGGCGGACGCGCTGGCGCTGCTGGAGCTGGTCGGGATCGGTCAGGTCGCGGAGACCGAGGTCAGCGAGCTGCCGCTGGGTACTCGCCGGCTCGCCGAGGTGGCGCGGGCACTGGCCGCGCGGCCGCGGCTGTTCCTGTTCGACGAGGTCGCGTCCGGGCTCGACCCGGCCGATCTCGAGAACCTGGAGCGCGCGATCATCGCGATCCGCGACGCCGGCGGAACGGTCGTCCTGGTCGAGCACAACTTTCCGCTGGTACTGAAGGTGTCCGACACGATCCACGTGCTGAGCCGCGGCGAGCTGATCGCCTCCGGCACCCCGGACGAGATCCAGCGCAACACCCGGGTTCTGGAGGAGTACACCGGCTCGGCAACTGCCGTCACCGACCTCGAACTGGCAGCGACCGACAGCGAGGGAGGGCACTGACATGCTGACCGTCACCAACCTCACCGGAGGGTACGGCGACATCCGCGTCCTGTGGGACGTC
The genomic region above belongs to Kribbella solani and contains:
- a CDS encoding ABC transporter substrate-binding protein translates to MTARTKRRTFLVLASSLVAATGLAACGGSGDAATGGKGSGPYRVYVSIDLSGPTKSYSEPIVAGLELAADRLNKGGGILGRKIEVEAVDDQNNPTKAVSLLQKRLSDGNKPDLVYAGGASSVSLSLLPVLSRNKILSMAGTVSNVLNDPAKFPYHFSVSPPGSAYAPAFAKEARAKGFKKIAMLFSNDATGQSTLKLYQDALKESGIALVSAGYEAGALDMTSQLQQLKAQNPDALVVNGYGTAALYAFRGRAQIGWYLPTYGDQLSSSFPLVKNLKASDLKDVKVVMSSTSVADGNQSPLFADLVAAIKQGKHAAILPQMGYGIFLTGYDLLELVNVAAGQAKSVKGEDVTKALQELKQPDPVPWLASGKSADAVQYAYSSSNHFPTAGPGLLVFVDPGSYNADGLYEPGKY
- a CDS encoding branched-chain amino acid ABC transporter permease: MTTVWAGLATGALYSLVAIGYNVVLLTSGVFNFANAQLVMLSTFVAYLGLHTLGLPVPIAMLLGAVAVAAVAMVLERVAVRPLLTKSGDGHGTLITTIGFGVLVAGLVKLIWGTDPLRVEPVVSGDPVSILGGTVQPNDLVLIVLVLAMGCGLHWWSRTTRHGLASLASAENRNAAMLRGINTRGLGVAAFAVAGAAAGLLGIFVATRTYAIASLGDGLAMFGFVAIAIGGAGSQLGGLLGGFTVGLIYSFSARYLGSEYPQIAVFFLFLLILLVRPQGLFTRTVERAV
- a CDS encoding ABC transporter permease subunit, translated to MTARVRVPLLAVLGVLLLAGPFLGMSGYLARTVMLVGILSLLTSGLNIVLGYAGELAVNQVFLYAVGAYVAAYLGSAHGVTDVLAVLAVVIVAAVVIGLVTGIPGLRLGGWSLAMVAFFMVLILPSVVQVLEKYTGGPLGLSTPVPTIFGQELGERGIYVLIVAAVVVWFVIARNLIKSAHGNAFLVLRQSPILAESLGISVFRLKLVVYVIAAVPCAIGGALFAWLDGFIAPDTFTFAMALSVLAASMFGGATSIYGALVGALLLQVGQQQLTAFSELELVIYGVFLLAAALVFRNGLTGLFRTLVAQARRRGWLPAAPSAATSAVRTAAPARSGGLEPIEGRTLSCRGIGKRFGGNQALDDVSIEAVPGRITALIGPNGSGKTTLLNLMCGFYTPTAGSIALGETVISGLKPFKVARAGVARTFQTPMVARGMTTRDFVAAGRYTERKVSMAASVLRLPSYRRGKRADEADALALLELVGIGQVAETEVSELPLGTRRLAEVARALAARPRLFLFDEVASGLDPADLENLERAIIAIRDAGGTVVLVEHNFPLVLKVSDTIHVLSRGELIASGTPDEIQRNTRVLEEYTGSATAVTDLELAATDSEGGH